The following are from one region of the Vitis riparia cultivar Riparia Gloire de Montpellier isolate 1030 chromosome 14, EGFV_Vit.rip_1.0, whole genome shotgun sequence genome:
- the LOC117929996 gene encoding metalloendoproteinase 2-MMP-like, which produces MEAKVSSMPSVFVYSLLLLPFLSQATSSDLSPFGFFKDLQGSKKGDKVEGIHKVRNYLQRFGYLSSTHSKTESQVDGDDHFDDALESAIKAFQTYYHLKPTGILDAPTATLMSRPRCGVPDNPSVTNNTNSHGHSHLNIGTHFAFFPNNPRWPPGQTHLLYVLDSGSHSEAADAVGKAFGAWAAISKFTFEQTSDPTVANLNISFQIREHGDGNPFDGPGGTIAHAAPPNDGRFHFDGDETWVVGAVANSIDLQTVATHEIGHLLGLAHSSVEAAIMFAYIAPGATKGLNQDDIAGITALYTG; this is translated from the coding sequence ATGGAAGCTAAAGTTTCTTCCATGCCCTCGGTGTTTGTTTATTCCCTCCTCCTCCTTCCCTTTCTGTCTCAGGCAACTTCTTCAGACCTCTCACCCTTTGGGTTTTTCAAGGATCTGCAGGGATCTAAAAAGGGAGACAAAGTGGAAGGCATCCATAAGGTAAGAAATTACCTACAGCGTTTTGGCTACTTGAGCTCTACCCATTCCAAAACTGAAAGTCAAGTCGATGGTGATGATCATTTTGATGATGCCTTGGAGTCTGCCATCAAAGCCTTCCAGACCTATTACCATCTCAAGCCCACTGGAATCTTAGATGCCCCAACAGCCACGTTGATGTCCAGGCCTCGATGTGGGGTCCCAGATAACCCCAGTGTCACAAATAATACTAACTCCCATGGCCATAGCCATCTCAACATAGGCACTCATTTTGCTTTCTTCCCAAATAACCCAAGATGGCCCCCTGGGCAGACGCATCTCCTCTATGTACTCGACTCTGGCTCCCACTCAGAGGCCGCGGACGCAGTTGGCAAAGCCTTTGGCGCATGGGCTGCTATTTCAAAATTCACCTTCGAGCAGACTTCAGACCCAACAGTTGCCAATCTCAATATTAGCTTTCAAATCCGAGAACATGGAGATGGGAACCCCTTCGATGGCCCTGGAGGAACCATAGCTCACGCCGCTCCACCAAATGATGGAAGATTCCATTTCGACGGAGATGAGACTTGGGTGGTCGGTGCAGTTGCTAATTCTATCGATTTGCAGACTGTTGCTACGCATGAAATAGGTCATCTTCTAGGGCTTGCGCATAGTTCAGTTGAGGCAGCCATCATGTTTGCCTACATTGCTCCTGGAGCAACCAAGGGTTTGAATCAGGATGATATTGCTGGAATTACAGCTTTATACACCGGTTGA